From Apium graveolens cultivar Ventura chromosome 9, ASM990537v1, whole genome shotgun sequence, the proteins below share one genomic window:
- the LOC141683972 gene encoding uncharacterized protein LOC141683972, whose protein sequence is METEKLNQNGDSTMDLSDDQSLNAESSNACGVNDEPELVPRVDDEYQVEIPTLVTGPEYDHYLMSPIDVENRGHVPFDFCLGLSVPVTWKKNVNKVNEVLNNGEQDISGHSKDASDTSASLKFECVKEKVDPYQGSCNFLVPGVCGDVWNGIEEESFLLGLYIFGKEFSQLKRFVGSKKMEDVLLLYYGRFYSSAEFTRWTKITKRRKVKSKKWAYGQRMLSGLRLEELISRILSQVSEECKKELKEVSKKFEDGIPLEDYVSSLKAIVGLKTFIEAVAIGQGKKDLTSMTSGPSRPKVPTDKPYSSLTHTEIINILRGDRLSKAKTSNLFWDAVWPRLLDRGWQSEKPKNQTYVSGANNSLVYLTPGVKKFSSSRLVKGTHYYVSVTDILSKVASEPELLKLDTDEDEGKKKDEDGWVEMNDVQEKLPEKRYCYLQPRTPSRDMDVIKFTVVDTSLANGELFRELRTLPKDVLKMKSSSEDSENGTSEVSTNESDCAYNMFVNQETKSTTSEKNLSEKSKTLGSSSSDQQLQIRGTDFLKVVKKSQPNKSHGDKQTRKTVKSHLSQKSKRKNLDSLAPATKRRRAILACSNEEMGSSRSTLPLVTKLGEDLHGFCTDNHDPIDKALEIGSSQDRLSFTISPKGSSPQSTEIAHIDDCHGPENSQSRPVIDLNLPQQPVEFEDGIFMTCSTNMQNDITSMQKDEICAPKASADIVVPEHPININSRRQSTRNRPPTARALEALVNGYLTATTRRKDAHEASRSRPPKRSRMEVAATNVTIHDTVIVGESRTGIIDAGNINTFDKLQVLSSENGSHNSNP, encoded by the exons ATGGAGACAGAAAAATTGAATCAGAATGGGGATTCTACTATGGACTTGTCTGATGACCAGTCGCTTAATGCAGAATCGTCTAATGCATGTGGTGTCAATGATGAGCCAGAATTGGTTCCTCGTGTTGACGATGAATACCAGGTTGAAATTCCAACCCTTGTCACAGGACCCGAGTATGATCACTATTTGATGTCTCCAATTGATGTCGAAAACAGGGGTCATGTTCCCTTTGATTTTTGTCTGGGATTATCGGTACCAGTCACGTGGAAGAAGAATGTTAACAAGGTCAACGAGGTTCTAAACAATGGAGAGCAGGACATCTCTGGTCATTCAAAAGATGCATCTGATACCAGTGCAtctttgaagtttgaatgtgtCAAAGAGAAAGTAGACCCATATCAAGGGTCATGTAATTTTTTGGTTCCTGGGGTTTGCGGTGATGTATGGAATGGTATCGAAGAGGAAAGCTTTCTCCTAGGTTTGTACATCTTTGGGAAGGAGTTTTCCCAGTTAAAGAGGTTTGTTGGAAGCAAGAAGATGGAAGACGTACTTTTATTGTATTATGGGAGGTTTTATAGTTCTGCTGAATTTACTAGATGGACTAAAATCACAAAACGCCGCAAAGTGAAAAGCAAAAAGTGGGCATATGGCCAACGTATGTTAAGTGGTTTGAGGCTAGAGGAACTTATATCTCGGATTCTTTCCCAGGTGTCAGAGGAGTGCAAGAAAGAGCTGAAGGAG GTCTCCAAAAAATTTGAGGATGGTATACCATTAGAAGATTATGTCTCCTCTTTGAAGGCTATAGTCGGCTTGAAAACTTTTATTGAGGCAGTTGCTATAGGCCAAGGAAAGAAAGATCTCACAAGCATGACCAGTGGCCCTTCACGCCCAAAAGTACCAACTGACAAACCATACTCGTCTCTCACGCATACTGAGATTATCAATATTCTAAGAGGCGATCGATTAAGCAAAGCTAAAACTAGTAATCTCTTCTGGGATGCTGTCTGGCCGCGTTTGTTAGACAGAGGATGGCAATCAGAAAAGCCAAAGAATCAAACTTATGTTTCTGGCGCAAACAATTCGCTGGTCTATCTTACTCCTGGTGTTAAGAAGTTCTCGAGTAGCAGATTAGTAAAAGGAACCCATTATTATGTTTCCGTTACTGATATTTTAAGTAAAGTTGCTTCTGAACCGGAGCTTCTTAAGCTTGACACGGATGAAGATGAAGGGAAGAAGAAAGACGAAGACGGATGGGTTGAGATGAATGATGTACAAGAAAAGTTACCTGAAAAGCGTTACTGTTACTTGCAGCCTCGGACTCCAAGTCGTGATATGGATGTCATAAAATTCACCGTTGTTGATACAAGCCTTGCCAATGGGGAACTTTTTAGAGAACTGAGGACCTTGCCGAAGGATGTTTTGAAAATGAAATCTTCTTCAGAAGACAGTGAAAATGGTACTTCTGAGGTCTCAACTAATGAATCAGACTGTGCATATAACATGTTCGTAAATCAGGAGACAAAGTCCACCACAAGCGAAAAGAATCTCTCTGAAAAGAGCAAGACCCTTGGCAGTAGTTCTTCTGACCAACAGCTTCAGATCAGAGGTACAGATTTCCTAAAAGTAGTGAAGAAATCTCAGCCTAATAAGTCGCACGGGGACAAGCAGACTAGAAAGACGGTAAAGAGTCACTTGAGCCAAAAGTCAAAGCGAAAAAATCTGGACAGCTTAGCTCCTGCCACAAAACGGCGTAGGGCGATACTTGCTTGTAGTAATGAGGAGATGGGTTCTAGCAGGAGTACTCTTCCGTTGGTTACAAAATTAGGAGAAGATTTGCATGGTTTCTGCACAGATAATCATGATCCAATAGACAAAGCTCTTGAAATAGGTTCATCTCAAGATAGGTTGTCATTCACAATTTCACCAAAAGGTAGCTCCCCTCAGAGCACTGAAATTGCTCACATTGATGATTGTCATGGTCCAGAAAATTCTCAATCCCGGCCAGTAATTGACTTAAACTTGCCTCAACAACCAGTAGAGTTTGAAGATGGTATTTTCATGACGTGTTCGACAAACATGCAAAATGATATCACAAGTATGCAAAAGGATGAGATATGTGCACCTAAAGCCTCTGCAGATATTGTTGTTCCTGAGCATCCAATTAATATAAACTCGCGGAGACAGAGTACTAGGAACCGACCACCAACTGCAAGAGCACTTGAAGCTCTTGTGAACGGATATCTAACAGCAACGACGAGGCGGAAGGATGCACATGAAGCATCAAGATCGAGGCCTCCGAAACGTAGCCGTATGGAGGTTGCAGCAACAAATGTAACAATACATGATACTGTCATAGTCGGAGAGAGTAGAACTGGTATAATTGATGCTGGTAACATCAACACGTTCGACAAACTTCAGGTTCTGTCGAGCGAGAATGGCTCTCACAATTCAAACCCCTAA